The Neorhodopirellula lusitana DNA window GATCGAATTGCCATCGACCGTGGAGGATGCCTCATCGATTCCCCACAGTCCGAGATCGGCTGCGGTTTCCGCGGTCCCGAGTTGCTCTACCTTCAGGTTTGAAACCGTTTGGCCGGTCTGGTCGATCAGCCGGATCTTGCCGTCTTTGGTTGTCGCTTGGATATCGACATCGGCGTCGTTGATCGCTTGCAACACGTCATCGAGTGTGCGGGCGGATTGTAGATTCACTTCCGCTGTTTGGCCGCTGCGGTCGGTCAATCGGATCGTGCCGGCTTGGACACCAAGCCCATTATTGAGGCTAGAAAGACTGACTTCGTTATCGACGAAGCCGCTGGGCTGGATCGTGATGCTGCCGGTGAGGCCGAGTGCTTCATCGACCGCTGAATATCGTTGTGCGGACTGAACGTTGTGAGTTGCCGCTGTTTGCAGCGTTCGCACAACGTGTTCGCCGGACACCGCGTCGTCACCGGGTTCGACCGATACGGCTAGATCGTTGGAAGAGACGGCTGACTTGCTGGTGAACAAGCCTTCGGTACCGATTGAGTCGCCGGCGAGCTGCACACCAATGACGGTCGCGGTCAGGGAAGCGAGCTGCTGTTGCTGTGCCTCAATTTCGCTGGATTTGGCTAGTAAGCGTTCACGCGGTTGAGCACTGATCGCCATCAGCTGGTCGACGGTGCCGACAATATCGGTGCCGGTAACGAGTCCGATAGATGATTGAATACGGGCCATAAGGCATCGTCAGATTTTGCGCAGAAGCTGAAATCGCATGAAATTGCGAACACGATGCAAGTCGCTATCTCCGTATCGGCGATTTTCCTCTCGTTTGGCCAATCAATTTTAAATCAGCCAGCTTGGGAACGACCCATGGGAAGTTCCAATGGATCGCAACCAATTGAATGAGAGCTTGCATGAGAAACCTAGGTGCGCCCCGGGCTGCAAGCCGCTGTAAAAACGAAAAACGCCACTCCTGGCTGGCGGGCCAGAAATGGCGAATATGACTTAAACGATTGTGTCGATTATGCGGTACTGGTCGTGACTACCAAGGGCCACGGACGTAGTAGACGCCGAACTGATCGGTGTGACTGGGCCAGTTCGGGGTTGGGTGAAACTGGCCAGGACGGGCTGCTCCGGGTGAGGACGCGTTGCGGCCGTACTGGTGGTAGATGGGGTGGTTCAGGTTTTGGCTGACGCCCCAAGAGTATGTTTGCCGCATGTGGGCGGTCGGTGGCACGACCAAGGCCAGGGGCTGACCGTAGGACTGATTGTAGTAGTTCCCGTGCCAAGGACGGTTTTGGGCGTAGTTCCGATTCCACACGTGCGTCATGCCATAGATGTCGCTGGCTTCGGCTTGGGGGGCGTCGGTTGACATTGCGTGACCAGCAGCGATCACGATCAGGCAAACCAGAATTTTTCGAATCATGACAAAGGTTTCGCTAAAGGCACTTGGATGGACGAGACGCGGAAACGCGACTAACGCGGAATACGCAGGACATTCCAGTATAGATTACTGGCGGCGGAGTGGACGGGACGAGTGCTGTACTTCACCGCCGTCCGGTTCATTCCACGACCGTTGTCATAGTAGTTGTGGAATGTGTCTTTGTGGGGATAAAGCATGTGGTGGGGATAGAAAGGCTGGTACGTTAACGACGTGTGCCCCACGTTTGCTGGAACGGGAACAGGCGACACATACATCTGCGCGTTGGCCGAGTTTGCACCGCCCTGGGTGTAGAAGTTGTAGAACAGATCGGGCTGTCCGTACTGGCGATTGACGACTCCGGCACCGGCTTCCCCTTCGACGTATTCGCCGCCGCTGTAGGATTCGCCAACAACCTCGTCGCTGACTACTTCGGAACTAACGATTCGCTCGCCGCCAAATGCTCCGCCGTGGTTGCCACCAAAAGCGTGGGCGGACGTACCACCCATTAAGATCGATGCGGACGCAGCCAATGCCAATGCAACGCCTTGGGATCTTTGCGAAAGTCGCCCTTCGGTGAGTTGAAATAGACGGTTCATTTGTGCGTTCCTCCGTGAACGACCGCCCGAGAATTGCTTCGCGGGCAGAATTGCTTCTCAGGTTTTGGATACTTCTTTGCTAACTTTCGGCTCGAGTCAGCCGATAGGATCAACTTCGAGACCTTTGCCGCGACAATCCGAACCACGGTTGCATCCGTCATGTTCGGGGCAAGCTGTCCTGTCGTCAGAGTGGCGGTAAGGCGTTAGGGTTTCGCTAGCGGTCCCAGTGTGGCTATAACCCCCATTCTGAAGCACCGGGTCTAAAACGATGCGGGCCGCACATGACTCAACTTCCAGAATTCGCATTAGGAAACCCCTGGCGTGGCGAAACGTCGATCTTCAGCTAACGGACAAACTGGCAAATCCGGTAACGGGAGGGCCTCAGGTGGCCGGTCCAAGTCCGGCCGTGGCAATTCCGGCCAAATTGATGAGTCGCTCCTGAAGGAGATCGAGAACATCCCATTGCGGCTGGCGGCTCAGGATCGCTACCTGAACTATTCGCTTTCGGTCATCACGTCGCGTGCCCTGCCGGATGTCCGGGACGGGTTCAAGCCAGTTCAGCGGCGTATCCTTTACACGATGTTGCAGCAGCGGCTCGACTCCAACGCCAAGCACAGCAAGTGTGCGAAGGTCGTTGGCGACGTGATGGGTAAATATCACCCGCACGGTGACAGTTCGATCTACGAAGCGTTGGTGCGGATGTCCCAGGCATTCTCGTTGCGGATGCCAATGATCGACGGCAGCGGGAACTTCGGTAGCATCGACGGCGACAACGCGGCGGCGATGCGATACACCGAATGTCGAATGACGCCGATCGCTTCGGCCGTCCTGATGGACCTTTCAACTCGCACGGTTGCGTTCAAACAGAACTACGACGGGACCCGAGAAGAACCGGTCGTGTTGCCCTCGCGAGTTCCCAACCTGTTGGTCAATGGCGCGACGGGAATCGCGGTCGGGATGGCAACCAACATCCCGCCACACAACTTGAAAGAGGTGTGCAAGGCGTTGTTGAAATTGCTGAGCGATCCGGAGATCAAGGATTATCAGTTGGTTGCCGGCGATGCCATTCAGGGACCCGACTTTCCGACCGGTGGCGAGATTGTCAACTCGAAAGAAGAGCTGCGGGAAATCTACGCGACCGGTTCGGGTACGGTCAAACTGCGGGGTGTTGCCTCGGTAGCGGAAACCAGCAAAAGCGGCGACGTGCTGCGGATCACGGAAATCCCTTTCGGTGTTAACAAGGCGTTGATGGTCGAACGCATCGCCGAGTTGGTCTACAGCAATAAGCTGCCGTTGGTTGAAGAGGTACGTGACCTTTCCAGCGAAGACATCCGTGTTGACTTGCTGTTGAAGAAGGGAGCGGACGCGAACAAGGTGCTTGCGTACCTTTATAAGAACACGCCGCTGCAGACGAACTTTAACGTTAACTTGACGTGTTTGACGCCCACGGAGAACCCCGAAGTGGGCGCCCCTCGGCGGCTGAGTTTGAAAGAGATTCTGTGGTACTTCCTGCATTTTCGCTTGGATGTTTTGACCGCACGGTTGACCAACGAGCTGAATTCGTTGCTGCGGCGAATTCATATTCTGGAAGGCTTCGCGTTGATCTTCGACGCGCTCGACATGATCATCAAGATCATCCGCAATAGCGAAGGCAAGGCCGACGCAGCGGACAAGATCATGAAGAAGTTCCCGGCTGAAAAAGGTGGGCTGGACGCCGAGCAAACCGATGCGATCTTGGAACTCAAGTTGTATCGTCTGGCTCGGTTGGAAATCAATTTGATCCTGGATGAGTTGAAGGCGAAACGTAAACGCGTCAAGGAAATCGAAAAACTGCTCGCTGATGATCGCGAAGACTATCTATCGTCAGGCCGCTGGAAACTGATTCGGGAAGAGCTCACCTCGTTGGTCACGGACTACGCCAGCGATGTCGCAGGTCGCCGCCGCAGCCAGATTCTCACCCAAACGGAAGAGATCGAGATTACCGAAGAGGACTTCATCGTCGCCGAGAACTGCCATGTGCTGGTGACTGTTGACGGATGGGTGAAGCGTCAAAAACACATTGCTGATCCGTCGAAGAGTCGTCTGCGACAAGGTGACAAGGTTCTCGCATGTGTATCCGGTAACACGCGTGAAACGATCGCGTTCTTCAGTTCGCTCGGTGTGTGCTACACCGCTCGGATGCAAGACTTGCCAGCGTCAACCGGATTCGGCGAGCCGATTCAAAAGCTGTTTAAGTTCAAAGACGGAGAGCGGA harbors:
- a CDS encoding DNA gyrase/topoisomerase IV subunit A → MAKRRSSANGQTGKSGNGRASGGRSKSGRGNSGQIDESLLKEIENIPLRLAAQDRYLNYSLSVITSRALPDVRDGFKPVQRRILYTMLQQRLDSNAKHSKCAKVVGDVMGKYHPHGDSSIYEALVRMSQAFSLRMPMIDGSGNFGSIDGDNAAAMRYTECRMTPIASAVLMDLSTRTVAFKQNYDGTREEPVVLPSRVPNLLVNGATGIAVGMATNIPPHNLKEVCKALLKLLSDPEIKDYQLVAGDAIQGPDFPTGGEIVNSKEELREIYATGSGTVKLRGVASVAETSKSGDVLRITEIPFGVNKALMVERIAELVYSNKLPLVEEVRDLSSEDIRVDLLLKKGADANKVLAYLYKNTPLQTNFNVNLTCLTPTENPEVGAPRRLSLKEILWYFLHFRLDVLTARLTNELNSLLRRIHILEGFALIFDALDMIIKIIRNSEGKADAADKIMKKFPAEKGGLDAEQTDAILELKLYRLARLEINLILDELKAKRKRVKEIEKLLADDREDYLSSGRWKLIREELTSLVTDYASDVAGRRRSQILTQTEEIEITEEDFIVAENCHVLVTVDGWVKRQKHIADPSKSRLRQGDKVLACVSGNTRETIAFFSSLGVCYTARMQDLPASTGFGEPIQKLFKFKDGERIIAAMSMDPRIIGNIAEDPKGSYYPETHALAASSDGYALRFGLQSFAEPSTRAGRRFSRVKAGAAIVDVVPVHGTETVLAVSADCRGMVCPVDEINYLSGAGKGVLLMKLATTDRLLGFKPSTGDRDLLTVVTNRGAKKTISTAKYRVTSRGGRGIELQKNGKIAEIVENAVEPPTLFDE